In Pseudomonas sp. Leaf58, one DNA window encodes the following:
- a CDS encoding glutathione S-transferase: MILYSFRRCPWAMRARLALRYAGCEVEIREVAMKHKPAELLALSPKGTVPVLDTGAGVLEESLDIMRWALAQNDPQDWRLQADPAAAQLAETLITRNDSTFKAQVNLYKYAERYPAHSREHYRQQAEGWLAELEGLLVGRAYLLADHPSIADAALLPLMRQFAGVEPLWFAEAAYPRVRGWLEGWLASALFRSVMVK, translated from the coding sequence GTGATCCTCTACTCGTTCCGCCGCTGCCCCTGGGCCATGCGCGCGCGCTTGGCGCTGCGCTATGCCGGGTGTGAGGTGGAGATTCGCGAGGTGGCGATGAAGCACAAGCCGGCGGAACTGCTGGCCTTGTCGCCAAAGGGCACGGTGCCGGTACTGGATACCGGTGCCGGCGTGCTGGAAGAGAGCCTGGACATCATGCGCTGGGCGCTGGCGCAAAACGACCCGCAGGATTGGCGGCTGCAGGCCGACCCTGCGGCGGCGCAGCTGGCTGAAACGTTGATTACGCGTAACGACAGCACGTTCAAGGCGCAAGTGAACCTGTACAAATATGCCGAACGCTACCCGGCGCATTCGCGCGAGCATTACCGCCAGCAGGCCGAGGGTTGGCTGGCGGAGCTCGAAGGCCTGCTGGTGGGCCGGGCCTACTTGCTGGCCGACCATCCAAGCATTGCCGATGCCGCGTTGCTACCCCTGATGCGCCAGTTTGCCGGGGTCGAACCGCTGTGGTTCGCCGAGGCGGCTTACCCGCGGGTGCGGGGCTGGCTGGAGGGGTGGTTGGCTTCGGCGTTGTTCAGGTCAGTGATGGTCAAATAG
- a CDS encoding AAA family ATPase codes for MKILAIRLKNLASLAGPVDIDFTAEPLASAGLFAITGPTGAGKSTLLDALCLALFGTVPRLNDIGREAKVPDADGDIPTSDPRNLLRRGTGSGFAEVDFVGIDGRRYRARWEANRARDKANGKLQHSRQSLCDLDSEQVLGSGKNEYKQLVEARLGLNFEQFTRAVMLAQSEFGAFLKADDRERSELLEKLTNTAIYTRLGQRAFSKAREAGEAHNALKERASHLLPMAADARTDLDQRLEQAQQQFKADQAGERQLEQQRNWLNEQCQLQAQYAAAGTALQAAEQAWQQLAEQRQDLMRLERLAPQRHQFHRQQTLSAQLAPVAEKIAEQQRQQADLQLRTSELEQALEAARQALANRQAQHSENAPGLRQAFAAQDNLARLELELTAQRNASQQADQQVVEGQQQLQQLEANQQRSLQQLAQIDSALADSQHLAGLADAWHAYLPQLKQVMLIGGRLAKGREELPGLQAQASQANAHLQAERDAYDLLFREAKAEPQALAEQIDLLGGMLLDNRKQQRAVEELSRLHGRELELRQQLQSVRERQQQAQQQRQQLIGEGTAAKAELEAAEQALNLTRQLLERQRLARNTSVEALRDQLRDGEPCPVCGSAEHPFHQPEALLQSLGRHDQAEEDAAHKQVETLNTRLVELRTQLGVVNAQLKDYQQQQQQLGEQLQPLVAQVQAHSLWPALAPQDDKARSAWLDSQLRRLDAEIGQDEKRQSALLALQKNAARLNQQLQAAYDAQQQAQRHLEQQHQALANDEQQLQQGLSDLACVLPEQALKALNDDPANAFLALDQQIAQRQQYMEQRKDEQEELQARQTQLDKLRDQQQARVQTQQQWQQKLAALDQQRQQAQASLGELLGEHASAEAWQQHMDAALEQARALEADTAQRLQALRTQGVQLAGELKANAQQQQALEAESQQLQAQIAQWRSEHPELDDAGLGRLLAMADAQVNELRQHLQGAEKAIEQGRVLLQEREQRLQQHAAHMTVATSAEALEHALAELRERLAGHEQQCAELRAQQADDQRRQQAHQALAAEIEQAREQWQRWARLSTLIGSASGDVFRKIAQGYNLDLLLHHANAQLRQLARRYRLKRGGSALGLLVLDTEMGDELRSVHSLSGGETFLVSLALALGLASMASSTLRIESLFIDEGFGSLDPESLQLAMDALDGLQAQGRKVAVISHVQEMHERIPVQIQVRRQGNGLSDVEVCG; via the coding sequence ATGAAAATTCTCGCCATCCGCCTGAAGAACCTGGCATCGCTGGCCGGCCCGGTCGACATCGACTTCACCGCCGAGCCCCTGGCCAGCGCTGGCCTGTTCGCCATCACCGGGCCGACCGGTGCCGGCAAAAGCACCCTGCTCGACGCCCTGTGCCTGGCGCTGTTCGGCACCGTGCCACGGCTGAACGACATTGGCCGCGAAGCCAAAGTGCCAGACGCGGACGGCGATATCCCCACCTCCGACCCGCGCAACCTACTGCGCCGGGGCACCGGCAGCGGCTTTGCCGAAGTCGATTTCGTCGGCATCGATGGCCGCCGCTACCGCGCCCGCTGGGAAGCCAACCGCGCCCGCGACAAGGCCAACGGCAAGCTACAGCACAGCCGCCAAAGCCTCTGCGACCTGGACAGCGAGCAGGTGCTGGGCAGCGGCAAAAACGAATACAAACAACTGGTCGAAGCCCGCCTGGGCCTGAACTTCGAGCAGTTCACCCGCGCGGTGATGCTGGCCCAGAGCGAGTTCGGCGCGTTCCTCAAGGCCGACGACCGAGAGCGCAGCGAGCTGCTGGAAAAGCTCACCAACACCGCCATCTATACCCGCCTGGGCCAGCGCGCCTTCAGCAAGGCCCGCGAAGCCGGCGAAGCCCACAATGCCCTCAAAGAGCGCGCCAGCCACCTGTTGCCAATGGCCGCCGACGCCCGCACCGACCTCGACCAGCGCCTGGAGCAGGCGCAGCAGCAGTTCAAGGCTGACCAGGCCGGCGAGCGCCAGCTGGAGCAGCAACGCAACTGGCTGAATGAACAATGCCAACTGCAGGCCCAGTACGCCGCAGCCGGCACCGCGCTGCAAGCCGCCGAACAGGCCTGGCAGCAGCTGGCTGAACAGCGCCAGGACCTGATGCGCCTGGAGCGGCTGGCCCCGCAGCGCCATCAGTTCCACCGCCAGCAGACGCTGAGCGCACAACTGGCGCCAGTGGCGGAAAAAATTGCCGAACAACAGCGCCAGCAAGCTGATCTTCAGCTGCGCACCAGCGAACTCGAACAGGCACTGGAAGCCGCGCGCCAGGCGCTTGCCAACCGCCAGGCCCAACACAGCGAAAACGCCCCAGGCCTGCGCCAGGCCTTTGCTGCCCAGGACAACCTGGCCCGCCTGGAGCTGGAGCTGACTGCGCAACGCAACGCCAGCCAGCAGGCCGACCAGCAGGTCGTCGAAGGCCAACAGCAGCTGCAGCAACTGGAAGCCAACCAGCAGCGCAGCCTGCAACAACTGGCGCAAATCGACAGCGCACTCGCCGACAGCCAGCACCTGGCGGGCCTGGCCGATGCCTGGCATGCCTACCTGCCGCAATTGAAGCAGGTGATGCTGATCGGCGGCCGCCTGGCCAAAGGCCGTGAAGAACTGCCCGGCCTGCAGGCCCAGGCCAGCCAGGCCAATGCGCACTTGCAAGCCGAGCGCGACGCCTACGACCTGTTGTTCCGCGAAGCCAAGGCCGAGCCCCAGGCCCTGGCCGAACAGATCGACCTGCTGGGCGGCATGCTGCTGGACAACCGCAAGCAGCAGCGCGCCGTCGAAGAATTGTCGCGCCTGCATGGCCGGGAACTGGAACTGCGCCAGCAACTGCAGAGCGTGCGCGAACGGCAGCAGCAGGCCCAGCAGCAGCGCCAGCAACTGATCGGCGAAGGCACTGCCGCCAAGGCCGAGCTGGAAGCCGCTGAGCAGGCGCTCAACCTCACCCGCCAGTTGCTGGAGCGCCAGCGCCTAGCACGCAACACCAGCGTCGAAGCGTTGCGCGACCAGCTGCGCGACGGCGAACCCTGCCCCGTGTGCGGCAGCGCCGAGCACCCGTTCCACCAACCTGAAGCATTGCTGCAAAGCCTGGGTCGCCATGACCAGGCCGAGGAAGACGCCGCGCACAAGCAGGTCGAAACCCTCAATACCAGGCTGGTGGAGCTGCGTACCCAGCTGGGGGTGGTCAACGCCCAGCTCAAGGACTACCAGCAGCAACAGCAGCAACTGGGCGAACAGCTGCAACCGCTGGTAGCCCAAGTGCAGGCGCACAGCCTCTGGCCCGCGCTTGCGCCGCAGGACGACAAGGCCCGCAGTGCTTGGCTGGACAGCCAGCTACGCCGGCTGGACGCAGAAATCGGCCAGGACGAGAAACGCCAGAGCGCCCTGCTCGCCCTGCAAAAAAACGCCGCCCGCCTCAACCAGCAATTGCAGGCTGCCTACGACGCCCAACAGCAGGCCCAGCGCCACCTGGAGCAACAGCACCAAGCGCTGGCCAACGATGAGCAGCAGTTGCAGCAAGGCCTGAGCGACCTGGCCTGCGTGTTGCCCGAGCAGGCCCTCAAGGCCCTTAACGACGACCCGGCCAATGCCTTCCTCGCCCTCGACCAGCAAATTGCTCAGCGCCAGCAATACATGGAGCAGCGCAAGGACGAGCAAGAAGAACTGCAAGCCCGCCAAACCCAGCTGGACAAGCTGCGCGACCAGCAGCAAGCGCGTGTGCAAACCCAGCAACAGTGGCAACAGAAACTCGCCGCCCTTGACCAACAACGCCAGCAGGCCCAAGCCTCGCTTGGCGAACTGCTAGGCGAACATGCCAGCGCCGAAGCCTGGCAACAGCACATGGACGCCGCCCTGGAGCAAGCCCGCGCCCTTGAGGCCGACACCGCCCAGCGCCTGCAAGCGCTGCGGACCCAGGGCGTGCAACTGGCCGGCGAGCTCAAGGCCAACGCCCAGCAGCAACAGGCGCTGGAGGCCGAGAGCCAGCAGTTGCAGGCCCAGATCGCCCAGTGGCGCAGCGAACACCCAGAGCTGGATGACGCCGGCCTGGGCCGCTTGTTGGCCATGGCGGATGCCCAGGTGAATGAGCTGCGCCAGCACCTGCAAGGCGCCGAGAAGGCTATCGAACAGGGCCGCGTGCTGCTGCAGGAGCGTGAGCAACGCCTGCAACAACATGCCGCGCACATGACCGTGGCCACCTCGGCCGAAGCCTTGGAGCACGCCCTGGCCGAACTGCGTGAACGCCTGGCCGGCCATGAGCAGCAATGCGCCGAATTGCGTGCCCAGCAGGCCGATGACCAGCGTCGCCAGCAGGCCCACCAGGCGTTGGCCGCAGAAATCGAGCAGGCCCGTGAGCAATGGCAGCGCTGGGCGCGTTTAAGCACACTGATCGGCTCGGCCTCTGGCGATGTGTTCCGCAAGATCGCCCAGGGCTACAACCTCGACCTGCTGCTGCACCACGCCAACGCCCAGCTGCGCCAATTGGCTCGGCGTTATCGCCTCAAACGCGGCGGCAGCGCCCTGGGCCTGCTGGTGCTGGACACCGAGATGGGCGATGAACTGCGTTCGGTGCACTCGCTGTCGGGCGGGGAAACCTTCCTGGTGTCGCTGGCACTGGCCCTGGGCCTGGCGTCGATGGCCTCCAGCACCCTGCGTATCGAATCGTTGTTCATCGACGAAGGTTTCGGCAGCCTCGACCCCGAGTCGCTGCAACTGGCCATGGACGCCCTCGACGGCTTGCAGGCCCAAGGCCGCAAGGTAGCGGTCATTTCCCACGTGCAGGAAATGCACGAACGCATCCCGGTGCAAATCCAGGTGCGCCGCCAGGGCAACGGCCTGAGTGACGTGGAGGTGTGCGGGTGA
- a CDS encoding exonuclease SbcCD subunit D C-terminal domain-containing protein, which produces MRLFHTSDWHLGQSLHGQERDFEHACFLDWLLGQLHLRQPDALLIAGDIFDTVNPPVKAQERLYDFIVNAHEQQPKLDIVMIAGNHDSGSRIELPAALMRRLRTHALGRVHWLDEGQLDAERLLIPLTNGRGKVAAWCLALPFLRPAEVTGPNLGDDYLQGITQVHQQLIAAAQKKRKKDQALIAISHAHMAGGAVSEDSERSLIIGNAEALPAKLFDKAISYVALGHLHKPQKVNREERIRYSGSPIPLSFAEINYPHQVLEVELDGTGLVSVEPRPVPRAVALQRVGPAPLGELLEQLASLPVIDLLEDPNRQPWLEVRVILDEPQPDLRQQVETALQGKAVRLIRINAEYAGRNNAEDDDLAFVELAQMTPHDLFSRAWEQAYGNPADEQALADFALLLQDVQLEEEQP; this is translated from the coding sequence ATGCGTCTGTTTCATACCTCCGACTGGCACCTGGGCCAAAGCCTGCACGGCCAGGAACGCGATTTCGAACACGCCTGCTTCCTCGACTGGCTGCTCGGCCAGCTGCACCTGCGCCAGCCGGATGCGTTGCTGATCGCCGGCGATATCTTCGACACGGTCAACCCACCGGTCAAAGCCCAGGAGCGCCTCTACGACTTCATCGTCAATGCCCACGAGCAACAGCCCAAGCTGGACATCGTGATGATCGCCGGCAACCACGACTCGGGCTCACGCATCGAGCTGCCCGCCGCCCTCATGCGTCGCCTGCGCACCCATGCCCTGGGCCGTGTGCACTGGCTGGACGAGGGCCAGCTGGACGCCGAGCGCCTGCTGATCCCGCTGACCAATGGCCGTGGCAAAGTCGCCGCCTGGTGCCTGGCTTTGCCCTTCCTGCGCCCGGCCGAGGTCACCGGCCCGAACCTTGGCGATGACTACCTGCAAGGCATCACCCAGGTGCACCAGCAACTGATCGCCGCCGCGCAAAAAAAACGCAAGAAAGACCAGGCGCTGATCGCCATCAGCCACGCGCACATGGCCGGTGGTGCAGTTTCTGAAGACTCCGAACGCAGCCTGATCATCGGCAACGCCGAGGCGCTGCCGGCCAAGCTGTTCGACAAGGCCATCAGCTATGTCGCCCTGGGCCACCTGCACAAGCCGCAGAAGGTCAACCGCGAAGAACGCATCCGCTACAGCGGCTCGCCAATCCCGCTATCGTTCGCCGAAATCAACTACCCACACCAGGTGTTGGAAGTGGAGCTGGATGGCACCGGCCTGGTCAGCGTCGAACCGCGCCCAGTACCGCGCGCCGTGGCCCTGCAACGGGTCGGCCCGGCACCGTTGGGCGAGCTGCTGGAACAACTGGCCAGCCTACCGGTAATCGACCTGCTCGAAGACCCCAACCGCCAGCCCTGGCTAGAGGTGCGGGTGATACTCGACGAGCCGCAGCCCGACTTGCGCCAGCAGGTCGAAACCGCACTGCAAGGCAAAGCCGTGCGGCTGATCCGCATCAACGCCGAATACGCCGGCCGCAACAACGCCGAAGACGATGACCTGGCCTTTGTCGAACTGGCCCAGATGACCCCGCACGATCTGTTCAGCCGTGCCTGGGAGCAGGCCTACGGCAACCCCGCCGACGAGCAGGCCCTGGCCGACTTCGCCCTGCTGTTGCAGGACGTGCAGCTGGAAGAGGAACAGCCATGA
- a CDS encoding BatD family protein, with protein MSRFGVLLLTTLWAVLAQAEPLLQASVDRTRLQAGESLELTLESQDVTEFGKPDLRALEGDFEVRGTRQLNSLHTLDGETRASTRWIITLLPRRSGSLRIPELQLGQSHSQAIELQVLQADASRQDSASQVFIEATLDSADVYVQAQAVLTLRIYHSVALYDDSSLSPLQLENAKVEPLGESRTYEKEINGVRHGVIETRYAVYAQQSGTLDIPSLTFTATAAASSDEAPQGTGTVRAGRQLQVSSLPLRLSVRPIPAAWPAGVAWLPARSLTLEEHWNPEPGNQQVQIGDSLTRNITLRAEGLSSTQLPQLPATEITGLRRYPDQPLLRNEISERGMTANREEREALVPTHSGTLALPALEVAWWNTREDHLEHSSLPARTLNVQDNPALSADTPVSDSSSASTLLWPWQLATLVFALTSVLGFALWWRARSRPAVLRAAQSGPSPRTLLDDLKRACQANDPHATRQALDAWARQQPETLAEMAARFVPLSDALDGLNGALYSEGGQYWQGEDLWRAIGTIPPAEQVLLPAGENGSLPPLYPK; from the coding sequence ATGAGTCGCTTCGGCGTCCTTCTGCTTACTACGTTGTGGGCCGTGCTGGCCCAGGCCGAACCGCTGCTCCAGGCCAGTGTCGACCGTACTCGCCTGCAAGCCGGCGAAAGCCTGGAGCTGACCCTGGAAAGCCAGGACGTCACCGAGTTCGGCAAGCCCGACCTGCGCGCATTGGAAGGCGACTTCGAAGTACGCGGCACGCGTCAGCTCAATAGCCTGCACACCCTCGACGGCGAAACCCGCGCCAGCACCCGCTGGATCATCACCCTGCTGCCGCGGCGCAGCGGCAGCCTGCGTATCCCCGAGCTGCAACTGGGCCAGTCACACAGCCAGGCCATCGAACTGCAAGTGCTGCAGGCCGATGCCAGCCGCCAGGACAGCGCCTCACAAGTGTTCATCGAAGCAACGCTGGACAGCGCCGACGTCTACGTCCAGGCCCAGGCCGTGCTGACCCTGCGCATCTACCATTCAGTGGCACTGTACGACGACAGCAGCCTCAGCCCACTGCAACTGGAGAACGCCAAGGTCGAGCCGCTGGGCGAATCGCGCACCTATGAAAAAGAGATCAACGGCGTTCGCCACGGCGTGATCGAAACCCGCTATGCCGTGTATGCCCAGCAAAGCGGTACCCTCGACATCCCGTCACTGACGTTCACCGCCACGGCCGCCGCCAGCTCGGACGAAGCGCCACAGGGCACAGGCACGGTCCGCGCCGGCCGCCAGCTGCAGGTGAGCTCGTTGCCGCTGCGCCTGTCGGTGCGCCCTATTCCTGCCGCCTGGCCCGCGGGTGTCGCGTGGCTGCCGGCCCGTAGCCTGACCCTGGAAGAGCACTGGAACCCCGAACCCGGCAACCAGCAGGTGCAAATCGGTGACTCGCTGACGCGCAACATCACCTTGCGCGCCGAAGGCTTGTCCAGCACCCAGCTGCCGCAGCTGCCGGCTACCGAAATCACCGGCCTGCGCCGCTACCCTGACCAGCCGTTGCTACGCAACGAAATCAGCGAGCGCGGCATGACCGCCAACCGTGAAGAGCGCGAAGCGCTGGTGCCGACCCACAGCGGCACGCTAGCCCTGCCGGCGTTGGAAGTGGCCTGGTGGAACACCCGCGAAGACCACCTGGAGCACAGCAGCCTGCCGGCGCGCACGCTGAATGTGCAGGACAACCCGGCGCTGAGCGCCGACACCCCGGTGAGCGACAGCAGCAGCGCCAGCACCCTGCTGTGGCCTTGGCAACTGGCCACCTTGGTATTCGCGCTGACCAGCGTGCTGGGCTTCGCCCTGTGGTGGCGCGCCCGCTCGCGACCGGCGGTGCTGCGCGCCGCGCAGAGCGGGCCAAGCCCGCGTACCTTGCTGGATGATCTCAAACGCGCCTGCCAGGCCAACGATCCCCACGCTACCCGCCAGGCACTGGATGCCTGGGCCCGCCAGCAGCCGGAAACCCTGGCCGAAATGGCGGCACGGTTCGTGCCGTTGTCGGATGCGCTGGATGGGTTGAACGGGGCGTTGTATAGCGAGGGCGGGCAGTATTGGCAGGGTGAGGATTTGTGGCGGGCGATTGGTACGATACCGCCAGCGGAGCAGGTGTTGTTGCCAGCTGGGGAGAATGGCAGCTTGCCGCCGCTGTATCCCAAGTGA
- a CDS encoding tetratricopeptide repeat protein, translating to MSELWPEWLRPLWLLAVPLLGWLLYKLWHRRKRAGRWQMILPPAFHGVLLGGGSGSSSKLPWVALGLAWALVIMALLGPSWQRVEESQQRPADPLVILLELTPQMLAEDTPPNRLEQARRKILDLLEQRRDSQTALVVYAGSAHTLVPLSDDLATTRNLLEAIEPSIMPQAGQRADLAVQKGLALLAQSGLGQGRLLLIGSSLSAPERQGISQALGRQGPSLLMLGIGSREGAPVRQANGEYLKDDQGGILLPRLDSASLKGFISSTGGRYRHARIDDLDLRGLGLFDTPHTTRHDGQTLQLDSWADQGYWLLIPLLLLAACAGRRGWLFCLPLLLALPQPSQAFEFNDLWLRPDQQGQRLLLQNRPASAARHFQDPQWRGMALYQAGDYAAAAEAFAQGDTAPAHYNRGNALARSGELEAALDAYEQALERQPDLQAALANQALVQQLLQQREAKAEEQPANNATQGTPGSETEGNSSSASSPAQGTPGNDEPASAEQPGEGSNSSQATAGNQAGGDDSVIQPPQRPVSTSLDAEQRQALEQWLREIPDNPAELLRRKFWYEQQLHQETPR from the coding sequence ATGAGCGAACTGTGGCCCGAATGGTTACGCCCGCTGTGGCTGCTGGCCGTGCCCCTGCTCGGCTGGCTGTTGTACAAGTTGTGGCACCGCCGCAAGCGGGCCGGGCGCTGGCAGATGATTCTGCCGCCGGCCTTCCATGGCGTGCTGCTGGGCGGCGGCAGCGGCAGCTCCAGCAAGCTGCCGTGGGTGGCGCTGGGCCTGGCCTGGGCGCTGGTGATCATGGCCCTGCTGGGGCCCAGCTGGCAGCGCGTGGAAGAAAGCCAGCAGCGCCCGGCGGACCCGCTGGTGATCCTGCTGGAACTGACCCCGCAGATGCTCGCCGAAGACACCCCGCCCAACCGCCTGGAACAGGCGCGGCGCAAGATCCTCGACTTGCTCGAGCAGCGCCGCGACAGCCAGACCGCACTGGTGGTCTACGCCGGCTCCGCGCACACCCTGGTGCCGTTGTCCGATGACCTCGCCACCACCCGCAACCTGCTCGAAGCGATCGAACCGTCGATCATGCCGCAAGCTGGCCAGCGCGCCGACCTGGCCGTGCAAAAGGGCCTGGCCCTGCTGGCCCAGAGCGGCCTGGGCCAAGGCCGCCTGCTGCTAATTGGCTCGTCGCTCAGCGCCCCCGAGCGCCAGGGCATCAGCCAGGCACTCGGTCGCCAGGGCCCAAGCCTGCTGATGCTGGGGATCGGTAGCCGTGAAGGCGCGCCAGTGCGCCAGGCCAACGGCGAATACCTCAAGGATGACCAGGGCGGCATCCTCCTGCCACGCCTGGACAGCGCCAGCCTCAAGGGCTTTATCAGCAGCACCGGCGGGCGCTACCGGCATGCCCGCATCGACGACCTCGACCTGCGCGGCCTGGGCCTGTTCGACACCCCGCACACCACCCGCCATGACGGCCAGACCCTGCAACTGGACAGCTGGGCCGACCAGGGTTACTGGTTGCTGATCCCGTTGTTGCTGCTGGCGGCCTGCGCCGGCCGGCGCGGCTGGCTATTCTGCCTGCCGCTGCTGCTGGCCCTGCCGCAACCCAGCCAGGCGTTCGAATTCAACGACCTGTGGCTGCGCCCCGACCAACAAGGCCAGCGCCTACTGCTGCAGAACCGCCCGGCCAGCGCTGCGCGCCACTTCCAAGACCCACAATGGCGCGGCATGGCGCTTTATCAGGCCGGCGACTATGCCGCTGCCGCCGAGGCGTTTGCCCAAGGCGATACCGCGCCAGCCCACTACAATCGAGGCAATGCCCTGGCGCGCAGCGGCGAACTGGAAGCCGCCCTGGACGCCTACGAGCAAGCCCTGGAACGCCAGCCCGACCTGCAAGCGGCGCTGGCCAACCAGGCGCTGGTGCAGCAATTGCTGCAACAGCGTGAAGCCAAGGCCGAGGAACAGCCGGCCAACAACGCTACCCAAGGCACGCCTGGCAGCGAAACCGAAGGCAACAGCAGCTCGGCCAGCAGCCCTGCGCAGGGCACACCCGGCAACGACGAACCCGCCAGCGCCGAACAACCCGGTGAAGGCAGCAACAGCAGCCAGGCCACAGCCGGCAACCAGGCGGGTGGCGACGACAGCGTCATTCAGCCGCCGCAGCGCCCGGTGTCGACCAGCCTTGACGCCGAACAGCGCCAAGCGCTGGAACAATGGCTGCGGGAGATCCCCGACAACCCGGCGGAACTGCTGCGGCGCAAATTCTGGTATGAACAGCAATTGCATCAGGAAACCCCACGATGA
- a CDS encoding VWA domain-containing protein translates to MFELAWPWVFALLPLPWLARLVLPAADSGEPVLKVGFLNELEGLAGRRARLNLPTWRQQAPYVVIWLLLLCAAARPQWLGDPVPVAASGRDLLVAVDVSGSMDFPDMQWQNEDISRLDLVKALLGDFLQDREGDRVGLILFGSQAYLQAPLTFDRRTVRTFLMEAQIGIAGKNTAIGDAIGLAVKRLRQRPAQSRVLVLITDGANNGGQIHPLTAARLAAQEGVRIYTIGIGANPEASGTPGLLGLNPSLDLDEASLKEIAEITHGAYFRAHDGAELGAIGDTLDQLEPVAQQPTQARTAKALYAWPLALALLLSVLLVVAVQWPDNLLQRVLRKPRFLQPHPEWRQRLKRLRLRRRR, encoded by the coding sequence ATGTTTGAACTGGCCTGGCCGTGGGTCTTCGCGCTGTTGCCGCTGCCGTGGCTAGCGCGCCTGGTGCTGCCTGCCGCCGACAGCGGCGAGCCGGTGCTCAAGGTGGGCTTCCTCAACGAACTGGAAGGCCTGGCTGGGCGCCGGGCGCGGCTCAACCTGCCGACTTGGCGCCAACAGGCGCCGTACGTCGTCATCTGGCTGTTGTTGCTGTGCGCCGCCGCCCGCCCGCAATGGCTGGGCGACCCGGTACCGGTGGCGGCCAGCGGCCGCGACCTGCTGGTAGCGGTGGATGTGTCCGGCTCGATGGACTTCCCCGACATGCAGTGGCAAAACGAAGACATCAGCCGCCTCGACCTGGTCAAGGCGCTGCTCGGCGACTTTTTGCAAGACCGTGAAGGCGACCGCGTAGGCCTGATCCTGTTCGGCAGCCAGGCCTACCTGCAGGCCCCGCTCACCTTCGACCGGCGTACCGTACGCACCTTCCTCATGGAGGCGCAGATCGGCATCGCCGGCAAGAACACCGCCATCGGCGACGCCATCGGCTTGGCGGTGAAGCGCCTGCGCCAACGCCCGGCACAAAGCCGAGTACTGGTGCTGATCACCGACGGCGCCAACAACGGTGGGCAGATCCACCCGCTGACCGCCGCCCGCCTGGCCGCCCAGGAAGGCGTGCGCATCTACACCATCGGCATCGGTGCCAACCCCGAGGCCAGTGGCACCCCTGGCCTGCTCGGCCTCAACCCGAGCCTGGACCTGGACGAAGCCTCGCTCAAGGAAATCGCCGAGATCACCCACGGTGCCTACTTCCGCGCCCACGACGGCGCCGAGCTGGGCGCCATCGGTGACACCCTCGACCAGCTCGAACCGGTGGCCCAGCAACCGACCCAGGCACGCACGGCCAAGGCCCTGTACGCCTGGCCCCTGGCCCTGGCGTTGCTGCTCAGCGTGCTGCTGGTGGTGGCCGTGCAATGGCCTGACAACCTGCTGCAGCGGGTGCTGCGCAAGCCGCGCTTCCTGCAGCCGCACCCGGAATGGCGCCAGCGCCTGAAGCGCCTGCGCCTAAGGAGGCGGCGATGA
- a CDS encoding DUF4381 domain-containing protein, translating into MNPLDQLQPLIAPAPISLWPPAPGWWVLLAVLPLLGWGVWRLRRWRPGKRRIVRAEQPLDPVRVEALAELARLPRPYDGAPAGAWLQQINALLKRLCRSHYPGANSHTLNGRQWLAFLDNRCPAAGLTRWMVLVEGAYKPECKLDDKAIIGLSQAVETWIRKHV; encoded by the coding sequence ATGAACCCGCTCGACCAACTGCAGCCGCTGATCGCTCCCGCGCCCATCAGCCTGTGGCCACCCGCACCGGGCTGGTGGGTGCTGCTGGCCGTGCTGCCACTGCTGGGCTGGGGCGTGTGGCGGCTGCGCCGCTGGCGCCCAGGCAAGCGCCGTATCGTGCGCGCCGAACAACCACTGGACCCGGTGCGCGTAGAAGCCCTGGCCGAGCTGGCCCGGCTGCCCCGCCCCTACGACGGCGCCCCGGCTGGGGCCTGGCTGCAACAGATCAACGCCCTGCTCAAGCGCCTGTGCCGCAGCCACTATCCCGGGGCCAACAGCCATACCCTCAACGGCCGGCAATGGCTGGCGTTTCTCGACAACCGCTGCCCGGCCGCCGGCCTGACGCGCTGGATGGTGCTGGTCGAAGGTGCCTACAAGCCCGAGTGCAAGCTCGACGACAAAGCCATCATCGGGCTTAGCCAAGCCGTCGAAACCTGGATCCGCAAGCATGTTTGA